The DNA region CACGTTCGCGGCCCTGGGCGTCATCCCTCTGGCGTTCCTGGTGCAGATCGCGTTCATCGTCGCCTTCGGGGTCCTGCTGGACACCCTCGTCGTGCGTTCGCTCCTGGTGCCCGCCCTGGTGAGGGACATCGGACGCGTCGCCTGGTGGCCAGGGGTTCTGAGCAGGGGCCGCGCCGCATCGGCCGAGCCGGGCGGGCCCCTGCCGTAGCCGAGTCCGTGGTACAGGCCCCTGCCCGGAGGCCGGGCGGGCCCCGAAAAATGTCCCCGAGGGGCATAAGTCCCACCGGGACATTTAAAGAGGTAGGCTACAGCCATGGAAGCGACGGAGAACGCCCCGGAACGACGCGCCCGCAAGGCGCGCAGAACCCGGGACACGCTGGCGCGGTGCGCGTTCGAGCTGGTGCTCGACCGCGGACTGCGGGGCGTGACGGTCGAGGAGATCGCACAGGCGGCCGACGTCGACCGGCGTACCTTCAGCCGCTACTTCCCTAACAAGGAGGCCGCCGTCCTCGACTCCGTCCGGGGCGACGGCGCCAGGATCAACCAGGCGCTCCGGGCGCGGCCCGCCGCCGAGCCACCGCTCACCGCCTACCGCAGAGCCGTCTTCGACTGGCTGTACGACCCGGCGGCCGAGCCCTGGCACACGCGGCCGCGCATCTTCGAGCTGCTCGTCATGGCCGAGGAGGAGCCCACCTTGTACGCGGCGTTCCACCGCATCCGGGTGGACGCCCAGGAGGAGTCGGTCGCGATCCTGGCGGCACGGCTGGCGGTCGACCCACGGCGGGACCCCCGTCCCGCGGTGGCCGTCGCCGCCGGAGCCGGAGCTCTCCTCGCGGCCCAGACGGCATGGGTACGCAGCAGCCGGCCGGCCGCTCTGCCCGAGTTCGTCGCAGACGCCTTCGACGCCCTCTCCGCGGAGCTGCTGCGAACACCGGCAGAGCGGACGGCACCTCACAGCACCACTGAAAAGAGCACATCCTCATGAACACCCCCCTCCCCACCGCCTACGAGGCGGAGTTCGCCGGCAAGGTCGCCCTCGTCACCGGCGGCGCGTCCGGCATCGGCCTGGCCCTTTCCCGGCGACTGGCCGCGAGCGGCGCGAGCGTCGTCGTCGCCGACCACCACGCGGACAGCGCCCGCGCGGCCGCCGACGAGCTGCGGGCCACCGGCGCACAGGCCGCCGCCGTCGTCCTCGACGTCACCGACCCGGCCTCCGTGGAGGCCGGCGTGAGCTTCGCCGTCGACACCTTCGGTGCCCTGCACCTCGCCGTGAACAACGCGGGCATCGGCGGCCCCTCGCAGCCCACCGGCGCGTACGGCGTCGAGGACTGGGACAAGGTCGTCGCCACGAACCTCAGCGGTGTCTTCTACTCGATGCGCTACGAGCTCCCGGCCATCCTCGAGGCGGGCGGCGGTGCCGTCGTCAACATCTCGTCGATCCTCGGCACCAACGGCTTCGCGGGCTCCCCGGCGTACGTCGCCGCCAAGCACGGTGTCGTGGGCCTCACCAAGACCGCCGCACTCGAGTACGCGGACCGGAACATCCGCGTCAACGCGATCGGCCCCGGCTTCATCGACACCCCGCTGCTGCGCGACACCGACGGCCCGGCCCGCGACCACCTGGTCTCCCTGCACCCGGCCGGCCGCCTCGGCACGTCGGAGGAGGTCGCCGAGCTCGCCGCCTTCCTGCTCTCCGACCGGGCGTCGTTCATCCACGGCAGCTACCACCTGGTGGACGGCGGCTACTCGGCCTCCTGAGCCCACGGGGCGCGAAGGGCCTGAGTGACGCCGGGGCCCGGAGCGACCAGGGCCATGTGCAGCGGAAGAGGCCCTGGCGGTCCGGAGCCGAGCGAGGGCTCTGAGTGGCGCGAGGCCGCCATCCGGTTCACAAAGGTAGTACGAGGAGAACGAAGGAGGACCATGAAAGCCGTCCAGTACCGCACCATCGGCGCAGTCCCCGAGGTCGTCGACATACCGGAGCCCGAACCGGGCCCGGGACAGATCCTGCTCAAGGTCAGCGCCGCCGGTGTCTGCCACTCGGACATCGCGGTGATGAGCTGGCCCGCCGAAGAGTTCCCGTACGAGCTGCCGCTCACGCTCGGACACGAGGGTGTCGGCACCGTCGCCGCACTCGGTGACGGTGCCCAGGGCTTCTCGGTGGGAGACTCCGTCGCGGTCTACGGCCCCTGGGGCTGCGGCACCTGTGTGAACTGCGCGGACGGCCGCGAGAACTACTGCCTGCGCGCCGCCGAACTCGGCATCAACCCGCCCGGACTGGGCAGCCCGGGCGCCATGGCCGAGTACATGATCGTCGACGACGCCCGGCACCTGACCCCGATCGGTGACCTGGACCCGGTCAAGACGGCGTCGCTGACCGACGCGGGCCTCACCCCGTACCACGCGATCAAGCGGTCCCTGCCGAAGCTCGTCCCCGGTGCCACCGCCGTCGTCATCGGCACCGGAGGGCTCGGACACGTGGCCATCCAGCTGCTGCGCGCCATGACCTCCGTCCGCGTCATCGCGCTCGACATCTCCGAGGAGAAGCTGGCCCTCGCCCGCTCCGTCGGCGCCCATGACACCGTGCTCTCCGACGAGAACGCGGCCGCCAGGGTCCGTGAGCTCACCGGCGGCATCGGCGCCGAGGTCGTCCTCGACTTCGTCGGGGCCCCGCCGACCGTGATGACGGCCGGTGCGTCCGCCTCCGTCGACAGCGACGTCACCATCGTCGGCATCGGCGGCGGCATGCTTCCCGTCGGATTCGGCGTCCTGCCGTTCTCGACGTCGGTCACCGCGCCGTACTGGGGCACCCGCCGCGAACTCGCCGAAGTGATCGAGCTCGCCCACGCCGGTGCCGTCGACGTACACGTCGAGACGTACACCATCGACGAGGCCCCCCTCGCCTACGAGCGGCTGCACGACGGCAAGATCAACGGCCGCGCGGTCATCCTGCCCAACGGCTGACCACCGCACCCCGACCGCGGGCCGCCGCCCATCGGCGCGGCGGCCCGCGGTCGTCGCACGTCCGGGCGGGGCCCGCCGAGCGGATCGTCCGGACGCGCGGGTCACCGTGGCCGGACCGACGCCCCGAGGGTGGTCAGGCGCCCTCGGGTTCCAGGAACTCCAGGCGGTTGCCGAGCTTGTCGAAGGCGTAGAACCGGTCATGGCCCGGGAACTCGCCGTTCCAGTTCACCGTGTGTCCGTGTTCCTCCAGGCGTCGGGCCAGCGCCCGCAGGGAGCGGACCAGAATGGCCGGGTGCGCCTTCCTGGCCGGGACGAAGTCCTTCTCCACACCGAGGTGGACCTCGAATCCACCCCCACGGAACCAGCAACCACCCCGGGCTGCCAGGGCCGGCGGCTTCTCCAGCTCGGTCATGCCCAGCACCCCGCCCCAGAACTGCCTGCACAGATCCTCGGCACCCGGCGGGACGGCCAGCTGCACATGGTGCAGACCGCCGAAGGTGAAATCGGCTGAGTCCCGCTCGGGGACGGTGTCGTTCTCCCTGCTCATGTGTTCGCACCAGCTTCCGATCTCGTAGGGCCTACTACGTCTGCCGTGCGAGCGGCGTGCCGAAGAGCGGTCGGGGCCGTGGTCCGGGCCTGTGCGGTAGGCAGGAGTCATGCAGACCTTCCTGCCCTACGCCGACTTCCGCCGGAGCGCCCTCGTGCTGGACCCGCGACGGCTGGGCAAGCAGCGGGTGGAGACGATTCAGGTCCTGCGCGGGCTCACGGTACCCGGCTACGGATGGCGTCACCACCCCGCGGTCCGGATGTGGACCG from Streptomyces sp. NBC_01754 includes:
- a CDS encoding TetR family transcriptional regulator, translated to MEATENAPERRARKARRTRDTLARCAFELVLDRGLRGVTVEEIAQAADVDRRTFSRYFPNKEAAVLDSVRGDGARINQALRARPAAEPPLTAYRRAVFDWLYDPAAEPWHTRPRIFELLVMAEEEPTLYAAFHRIRVDAQEESVAILAARLAVDPRRDPRPAVAVAAGAGALLAAQTAWVRSSRPAALPEFVADAFDALSAELLRTPAERTAPHSTTEKSTSS
- a CDS encoding SDR family NAD(P)-dependent oxidoreductase translates to MNTPLPTAYEAEFAGKVALVTGGASGIGLALSRRLAASGASVVVADHHADSARAAADELRATGAQAAAVVLDVTDPASVEAGVSFAVDTFGALHLAVNNAGIGGPSQPTGAYGVEDWDKVVATNLSGVFYSMRYELPAILEAGGGAVVNISSILGTNGFAGSPAYVAAKHGVVGLTKTAALEYADRNIRVNAIGPGFIDTPLLRDTDGPARDHLVSLHPAGRLGTSEEVAELAAFLLSDRASFIHGSYHLVDGGYSAS
- a CDS encoding NAD(P)-dependent alcohol dehydrogenase, giving the protein MKAVQYRTIGAVPEVVDIPEPEPGPGQILLKVSAAGVCHSDIAVMSWPAEEFPYELPLTLGHEGVGTVAALGDGAQGFSVGDSVAVYGPWGCGTCVNCADGRENYCLRAAELGINPPGLGSPGAMAEYMIVDDARHLTPIGDLDPVKTASLTDAGLTPYHAIKRSLPKLVPGATAVVIGTGGLGHVAIQLLRAMTSVRVIALDISEEKLALARSVGAHDTVLSDENAAARVRELTGGIGAEVVLDFVGAPPTVMTAGASASVDSDVTIVGIGGGMLPVGFGVLPFSTSVTAPYWGTRRELAEVIELAHAGAVDVHVETYTIDEAPLAYERLHDGKINGRAVILPNG
- a CDS encoding glyoxalase, producing MSRENDTVPERDSADFTFGGLHHVQLAVPPGAEDLCRQFWGGVLGMTELEKPPALAARGGCWFRGGGFEVHLGVEKDFVPARKAHPAILVRSLRALARRLEEHGHTVNWNGEFPGHDRFYAFDKLGNRLEFLEPEGA